In Bacteriovorax sp. BAL6_X, the genomic window TTTGAAGTTACTTCATACATTGGTGGTGAAGGACACAATCTACAAGAACACTCGATCGTTATGATTCGTGGTGGTAGAGTAAAAGACCTTCCAGGGGTTCGTTATCACACTATTAGAGGTACACTAGATTGCCAAGGTGTTGATAAAAGAGGACAGAGAAGATCTAAGTACGGTTGTAAGAGACCAAAGAAATAATTTTTAGTTAACTAATTGTGACACCGATTGCGTCAT contains:
- the rpsL gene encoding 30S ribosomal protein S12, translating into MPTINQLIRKGRTDKVEKTKSPALKACPQRRGVCTRVYTTTPKKPNSAMRKVCRVKLTSGFEVTSYIGGEGHNLQEHSIVMIRGGRVKDLPGVRYHTIRGTLDCQGVDKRGQRRSKYGCKRPKK